The following coding sequences lie in one Kitasatospora azatica KCTC 9699 genomic window:
- a CDS encoding DUF58 domain-containing protein, with protein sequence MTVRQEPGRESAQAGARAGAPPAGWRTGERTLRLLTVATVAAVAALLTGHAWLLALAAGPAVLVALAAPGQTRPTRLATALTVEPRRCFEGERVAVRIAVEHDGQAGLLDPAVTVGPGVAQVAERIGEASVELEFAAVRWGRWTIGTVDLDIYDRGGLARRTVRVDLGELEVFPVPTHAGLTPIPVRLPERLGEHATRQHGEGVEVIGVRPHVWGERQRRIHWSSTTRRGSIQLTQFGAERAVDTVMLVDALGDFHDPVTGASTLDETLRAAAGLTRAYLRKHDRIGVVSIGGQTRWLRAGSGEQHFYRIVQSVLEVRKDLGYRTPDLQRLPPPALPAGALVYAITPLADQRVLDVLGDLADRGYPLVVVEIPIADPEVDETDQAAGSALRLWRQDRAAIRFALRNRGVPVVTHAPGESLDLAVAPLLRGRIHGGRG encoded by the coding sequence ATGACGGTGCGTCAGGAGCCCGGCCGGGAAAGCGCTCAGGCCGGAGCGCGGGCCGGTGCCCCGCCGGCCGGCTGGCGGACCGGCGAGCGGACCCTGCGACTGCTTACGGTGGCGACCGTCGCCGCCGTCGCCGCGCTGCTCACCGGGCATGCCTGGCTGCTCGCACTGGCGGCCGGGCCCGCCGTGCTGGTCGCCCTCGCCGCGCCCGGGCAGACCAGGCCGACCAGGCTGGCGACCGCGCTGACCGTCGAGCCCCGGCGGTGCTTCGAGGGTGAGCGGGTCGCGGTGCGGATCGCCGTCGAGCACGACGGGCAGGCCGGGCTGCTCGATCCTGCGGTCACCGTCGGGCCCGGGGTGGCGCAGGTCGCCGAGCGGATCGGCGAGGCGAGCGTGGAGCTGGAGTTCGCGGCCGTCCGCTGGGGGCGCTGGACCATCGGCACCGTCGACCTGGACATCTACGACCGGGGCGGGTTGGCCCGTCGCACCGTCCGGGTCGACCTGGGCGAGCTGGAGGTCTTCCCGGTGCCCACCCACGCCGGCCTGACCCCGATCCCGGTCCGACTGCCCGAGCGGCTCGGCGAGCACGCGACCCGCCAGCACGGTGAGGGGGTGGAGGTGATCGGGGTGCGGCCGCACGTCTGGGGTGAGCGGCAGCGCCGGATCCACTGGTCGTCCACCACCCGGCGCGGCAGCATCCAGCTGACCCAGTTCGGCGCCGAGCGGGCGGTGGACACGGTGATGCTGGTCGACGCGCTCGGCGACTTCCACGACCCGGTCACCGGGGCCTCCACGCTGGACGAGACGCTGCGCGCGGCAGCCGGGCTGACCCGCGCCTACCTGCGCAAGCACGACCGGATCGGGGTGGTCTCGATCGGCGGGCAGACCCGCTGGCTGCGGGCCGGCAGCGGGGAGCAGCACTTCTACCGGATCGTGCAGAGTGTGCTCGAGGTGCGCAAGGACCTCGGCTACCGCACGCCCGACCTGCAGCGGCTGCCCCCGCCGGCGCTGCCCGCCGGGGCGCTGGTGTACGCGATCACGCCGCTGGCCGACCAGCGGGTGCTGGACGTGCTCGGCGATCTGGCGGACCGCGGGTACCCGCTGGTCGTGGTGGAGATCCCGATCGCGGACCCGGAGGTGGACGAGACGGACCAGGCGGCCGGGTCGGCGCTGCGGCTGTGGCGCCAGGACCGGGCCGCGATCCGGTTCGCGCTGCGCAACCGGGGCGTGCCGGTGGTCACCCACGCGCCCGGCGAGAGCTTGGACTTGGCGGTCGCGCCGCTGCTGCGCGGCCGGATCCACGGAGGTCGGGGATGA
- a CDS encoding GNAT family N-acetyltransferase, with protein MESATVIGTPPDRLLDGLAGHDFTAREIAARHALGLSEHDPAAPRPARATRPNRSEEAAMTRFTVRRRWSGDLAGCERALAAVHRADGYPVVWPEHPTDWLADSDQLAAWVAVAPDGTVVGHAALSSGSGSSAGAAWARRSGGAAEETGAVSRLFVDPGARGHRLGARLLDSVVQQARSWLLLPVLDVVTANTAAVRLYQQQGWERLLTEDQHWSNGMTVAVHCFALTAADDGR; from the coding sequence TTGGAATCCGCTACAGTCATCGGCACCCCGCCGGACCGGCTCCTCGACGGGCTCGCCGGCCACGACTTCACCGCCCGCGAGATCGCCGCCCGGCACGCGCTCGGCCTGTCCGAACACGACCCCGCCGCCCCGCGGCCGGCGCGGGCAACCCGCCCCAATCGGTCTGAGGAGGCCGCGATGACCCGGTTCACCGTACGGCGGCGCTGGTCGGGCGACCTCGCCGGCTGCGAACGCGCCCTCGCCGCGGTACACCGCGCGGACGGCTACCCGGTCGTGTGGCCCGAGCACCCCACCGACTGGCTGGCCGATTCCGACCAGTTGGCGGCCTGGGTGGCCGTCGCGCCGGACGGCACGGTGGTCGGCCACGCGGCGCTGAGCAGCGGGAGCGGTTCCTCCGCCGGCGCGGCCTGGGCCCGGCGCAGCGGGGGAGCGGCCGAGGAGACCGGCGCGGTGAGCCGGCTCTTCGTCGACCCGGGCGCCCGGGGCCACCGGCTCGGCGCCCGACTGCTCGACAGTGTGGTCCAGCAGGCCCGTTCCTGGCTGCTGTTGCCGGTCCTGGACGTGGTGACGGCCAACACGGCGGCGGTCCGGCTCTACCAGCAGCAGGGCTGGGAACGGCTACTGACGGAGGATCAGCACTGGTCCAACGGAATGACCGTGGCCGTGCACTGCTTCGCGCTCACCGCTGCGGACGACGGGCGATGA
- a CDS encoding DUF397 domain-containing protein — MSIDLSGAGWVKSSYSQSGGECIEVAAGFVGVMPVRDSKDPEGPALVFPANAWSCFVAGVKDGTFGGS, encoded by the coding sequence ATGAGCATCGACCTCAGCGGCGCCGGGTGGGTGAAGTCGTCTTACAGCCAGAGCGGCGGAGAATGCATCGAAGTTGCCGCCGGCTTCGTCGGTGTCATGCCCGTTCGTGACTCCAAGGATCCGGAAGGCCCCGCCCTGGTGTTCCCCGCGAACGCGTGGAGCTGCTTCGTGGCTGGTGTGAAGGATGGGACCTTCGGGGGCTCCTGA
- a CDS encoding AAA family ATPase has protein sequence MTTDDLTPQQAGELAREVLAEIGRAVVGKPEALELVMLGVLAGGHVLIEDLPGLGKTLLARSFATTLGLEFRRVQFTPDLLPSDVTGAPFYDQHSGEMVFRPGPVFAHLLLADEINRTPPKTQAALLEAMAESQVSIDGTTRPLPDPFVVIATANPIEYEGTYSLPEAQLDRFLLRVRMGYLEPKLEASMLRARIDRAAPEAVLRAIGHPARVLAMRAAVERVEVADDLVDYVMALVGATRADAQIQVGASPRGGLALVQLGRARAVLEGRDYLTPEDVKAVAVPALAHRITLKPELWVRQVAADDVVARLLAEVPTPQTVPAAAVLS, from the coding sequence ATGACCACCGATGACCTGACGCCCCAGCAGGCCGGAGAGCTCGCCCGCGAGGTGCTGGCGGAGATCGGGCGGGCCGTGGTCGGCAAGCCCGAGGCGCTGGAGCTGGTCATGCTCGGCGTCCTGGCCGGCGGGCACGTGCTGATCGAGGACCTGCCGGGCCTGGGCAAGACGCTGCTGGCCCGCTCCTTCGCCACCACCCTGGGCCTGGAGTTCCGCCGGGTCCAGTTCACCCCCGACCTGCTGCCCTCGGACGTCACCGGCGCGCCCTTCTACGACCAGCACAGCGGCGAGATGGTCTTCCGTCCCGGTCCGGTCTTCGCCCACCTGCTGCTGGCCGACGAGATCAACCGCACCCCGCCCAAGACCCAGGCGGCACTGCTGGAGGCGATGGCCGAGTCGCAGGTGTCGATCGACGGCACCACCCGGCCGCTGCCCGACCCCTTCGTGGTGATCGCCACCGCCAACCCGATCGAGTACGAGGGCACCTACTCGCTGCCGGAGGCGCAGCTGGACCGGTTCCTGCTGCGGGTCCGGATGGGCTACCTGGAGCCGAAGCTGGAGGCCTCGATGCTGCGGGCCCGGATCGACCGGGCCGCGCCGGAGGCGGTGCTGCGGGCGATCGGCCACCCCGCCCGGGTGCTGGCGATGCGGGCCGCGGTGGAGCGGGTGGAGGTGGCGGACGACCTGGTCGACTATGTGATGGCGCTGGTCGGGGCGACCCGCGCGGACGCGCAGATCCAGGTCGGCGCCTCGCCGCGCGGCGGTTTGGCGCTGGTGCAGCTGGGGCGGGCCCGGGCCGTGCTGGAGGGCCGCGACTACCTGACCCCGGAGGACGTCAAGGCGGTGGCGGTGCCCGCGCTGGCGCACCGGATCACCCTGAAGCCGGAGCTGTGGGTGCGTCAGGTGGCGGCGGACGACGTGGTGGCGCGGCTGCTCGCGGAGGTTCCGACGCCGCAGACGGTGCCGGCCGCCGCCGTGCTCTCATGA
- a CDS encoding NUDIX domain-containing protein has protein sequence MTHSDIDPIDQPPRRIGCLVVITNPAGDVLGVQTTYKPKPTLPGGAAHQGEKIAHAAARELFEETGIKREITHFLALDQTPANPDSGATEGFNVVCDGGTLTADEAAALSVPVGAAAEISALVWLPVDQLTELCEPYQARRIRHALAAREFALRLPVLYAGEAAA, from the coding sequence ATGACCCACAGCGACATTGACCCGATCGATCAGCCCCCGCGCCGCATCGGGTGCCTGGTGGTCATCACGAACCCGGCCGGTGACGTGCTCGGGGTGCAGACCACCTACAAGCCGAAGCCGACCCTGCCCGGTGGCGCTGCCCATCAGGGCGAGAAGATCGCCCACGCCGCCGCCCGGGAGCTGTTCGAAGAGACCGGGATCAAGCGCGAGATCACCCACTTCCTCGCGCTCGACCAGACCCCGGCCAACCCGGACAGCGGCGCTACCGAGGGGTTCAACGTCGTGTGCGACGGCGGAACGCTCACCGCAGACGAGGCGGCGGCCCTGTCCGTTCCCGTCGGTGCTGCTGCCGAGATCTCCGCTCTCGTGTGGCTGCCGGTGGACCAGCTCACCGAACTGTGCGAGCCGTATCAGGCACGGCGTATCAGGCACGCGCTCGCGGCCCGCGAGTTCGCCCTGCGATTGCCTGTGCTGTACGCCGGCGAGGCCGCCGCATAG
- a CDS encoding helix-turn-helix domain-containing protein, whose translation MALATKETDSTSSPAARFAAELRRSRRARGWSQVELGRRMGYSDTLISFIERVKRPPTPNFAVRADEVFETGGTFVELFRRIKSAALLEGFEEFADCEARCRKLRSFQTGVIPGLFQTPEYAAALAAASVRRGSITQAQADERVAFLVTRQHRVLERPNPPIIHTVMDESCVTRLVGGPLVMARQLDHVTMLTERPNITVQTAPLTLGELVPFTFPVVLLTLPDRSVVGYSETNSRGYLERNSTTCAAWERDYDQLQVESLSTVASLAMISTVRKGLQ comes from the coding sequence ATGGCCCTTGCGACCAAGGAAACTGACTCAACATCATCCCCAGCGGCCAGGTTCGCGGCTGAACTTCGCAGGTCACGGCGTGCACGAGGCTGGTCTCAGGTGGAGCTGGGCAGGCGCATGGGGTACTCGGACACCCTGATCTCATTCATCGAACGAGTGAAGCGCCCACCAACACCCAACTTCGCTGTAAGAGCCGATGAAGTGTTCGAGACCGGCGGAACCTTCGTGGAGCTCTTTCGACGGATCAAGAGCGCCGCCCTGCTGGAAGGCTTCGAGGAGTTCGCCGACTGCGAAGCGCGCTGCCGGAAGTTGCGTTCCTTCCAAACGGGCGTGATTCCGGGGCTGTTCCAGACCCCCGAGTACGCGGCAGCCTTGGCAGCTGCATCCGTTCGACGTGGCAGCATCACCCAGGCCCAGGCGGACGAGCGTGTTGCTTTCCTCGTCACCCGGCAGCACCGGGTACTTGAACGACCGAATCCGCCGATCATCCACACAGTCATGGACGAGAGTTGTGTGACCCGGCTTGTTGGCGGACCCCTGGTGATGGCGCGGCAGCTGGACCACGTGACCATGCTGACCGAGCGCCCGAACATCACTGTTCAGACAGCGCCGCTGACCCTCGGTGAGCTGGTGCCCTTCACCTTCCCTGTTGTGCTGCTGACGCTCCCAGACCGATCCGTGGTCGGCTACAGCGAGACCAACTCGCGTGGCTACCTGGAGCGGAACTCGACCACCTGCGCGGCATGGGAAAGAGACTACGATCAGCTACAGGTGGAGTCGCTCTCAACGGTGGCTTCGCTCGCCATGATCAGCACTGTCCGAAAGGGACTTCAATGA
- a CDS encoding class I SAM-dependent methyltransferase, translated as MTPYARAHWTDYNDAQRTREVRPLCREVLALAGPGEGRTAIDLGCGLGRETDALLRAGYRTHAVDMHPDTEAKVLAHTRAADHPRLTVQSVPFGLLRALPHAHLVYAGYSLPYCAAADFDRVWALVRRALRPGGWLAVNLFGEHDSYAGSSSGTFLTRTQVEESLAGLEVVRLDEEDADGDSFGGPKHWHLFDIIARRPQR; from the coding sequence ATGACGCCCTACGCCCGCGCCCACTGGACCGACTACAACGACGCCCAGCGCACCCGCGAGGTCCGACCGCTGTGCCGTGAGGTGCTCGCCCTGGCCGGGCCCGGCGAAGGGCGGACCGCGATCGACCTCGGTTGCGGCCTGGGCCGGGAGACCGACGCGCTGCTGCGGGCCGGCTACCGGACCCACGCGGTGGACATGCACCCGGACACCGAGGCCAAGGTGCTCGCCCACACCCGGGCGGCCGACCATCCGCGGCTGACCGTGCAGAGCGTGCCCTTCGGCCTGCTGCGTGCACTGCCGCACGCGCACCTGGTGTACGCGGGCTACTCCTTGCCGTACTGCGCCGCGGCGGACTTCGACCGGGTGTGGGCGCTGGTCCGACGGGCGCTGCGACCCGGCGGCTGGCTGGCGGTGAACCTCTTCGGGGAGCACGACTCCTACGCCGGCAGCAGCTCGGGCACCTTCCTGACCCGGACTCAGGTCGAGGAGTCGCTGGCCGGCCTGGAGGTGGTCCGGCTGGACGAGGAGGACGCGGACGGCGACTCCTTCGGCGGCCCCAAGCACTGGCACCTCTTCGACATCATCGCCCGTCGTCCGCAGCGGTGA
- a CDS encoding DUF4190 domain-containing protein, translated as MVQAQTVQPNDVIGAPAPASASVHYPPSGTNRFARWARLSGLLGLAPVALVLGVIGLVQVRRTGQRGKGAAVLGLVAALLWTGIWANLATAFTPHVQRGSNGGVAVAQADSVLDLHVGDCFRDTSHGSEDGLDAVILVPCDHTYDGKVYATPVLGYQKDLTSEMAAKAACRSALPADTPSGAAAGFLYPNELLYEKGTSRASCYTRP; from the coding sequence GTGGTGCAGGCCCAGACGGTGCAGCCGAACGACGTGATCGGGGCACCGGCACCCGCGTCCGCCTCTGTCCACTACCCGCCCTCCGGCACCAACCGGTTCGCCCGCTGGGCGCGCCTGTCCGGGCTGCTCGGGCTCGCGCCGGTGGCCCTGGTCCTCGGTGTCATCGGGCTGGTCCAGGTGCGGCGCACCGGACAGCGGGGCAAGGGCGCGGCGGTCCTGGGCCTGGTGGCCGCGCTGCTCTGGACCGGGATCTGGGCCAACCTGGCAACCGCGTTCACCCCGCACGTCCAGCGCGGCAGCAACGGCGGAGTCGCGGTGGCCCAGGCGGACAGCGTCCTCGATCTGCACGTCGGCGACTGCTTCCGGGACACCTCGCACGGCTCCGAGGACGGCCTCGACGCGGTGATCCTGGTCCCGTGCGACCACACCTACGACGGCAAGGTGTACGCCACCCCGGTGCTCGGCTACCAGAAGGACCTCACCTCGGAGATGGCCGCGAAGGCGGCCTGCCGCAGCGCCCTGCCCGCCGACACCCCGTCCGGCGCGGCGGCCGGCTTCCTCTACCCCAACGAACTGCTGTACGAGAAGGGCACCAGTCGGGCGAGCTGCTACACGAGGCCGTGA
- a CDS encoding maleylpyruvate isomerase N-terminal domain-containing protein: MTDDRIPATPGDVTEAVRCLLAGLGPAMAADWSVPARELEWSCWETLEHVADALLAYALQLGPEPAPLDHYVPLRWSRDRPGAPGGVVLVDRAAGPTGLLEAVAASGGLLAAVVAARSPEVRALHGYGVTDPEGFAAMGVVETLVHGYDVAGGLGLELKAPAGLCTRALTRLFPSVPAGPDPWAALLWATGRIELAERGTGRRLFKTWHSAPLPEEGA, translated from the coding sequence ATGACTGATGATCGGATTCCGGCGACGCCGGGGGATGTCACCGAGGCGGTGCGCTGCCTGCTGGCGGGGCTGGGGCCGGCGATGGCGGCGGACTGGTCGGTGCCGGCGCGGGAGTTGGAGTGGAGCTGCTGGGAGACGCTGGAGCACGTCGCCGACGCGCTGCTCGCCTATGCGCTCCAACTCGGCCCCGAACCGGCGCCGCTGGACCACTACGTGCCACTGCGCTGGTCGCGGGACCGGCCGGGCGCACCCGGCGGGGTGGTCCTCGTCGACCGGGCGGCCGGCCCGACCGGGCTGCTGGAGGCGGTGGCTGCCTCCGGTGGGTTGCTGGCGGCCGTGGTCGCGGCCCGCAGCCCCGAGGTGCGGGCGCTGCACGGCTACGGGGTGACGGACCCGGAAGGCTTCGCGGCGATGGGCGTGGTGGAGACCCTGGTGCACGGCTACGACGTGGCGGGCGGGCTGGGCCTGGAGCTCAAGGCGCCGGCCGGGCTCTGCACCCGAGCGCTGACCCGCCTCTTTCCCTCGGTCCCCGCAGGCCCCGACCCGTGGGCAGCACTGCTGTGGGCCACCGGGCGGATCGAGCTTGCGGAACGCGGGACGGGACGGCGCCTCTTCAAGACCTGGCACAGCGCGCCGCTACCGGAGGAGGGCGCCTAG